The genomic stretch gagatacagttttaaccagcacaaattccacacaatgggaattatgcccaccaatttgatccatttcatcaccgggatccatcaccgaaaatgtatgccaatgaatgcaacatataacatgcttacaacatcaccaatccgatgtaacacatcgtttcattatcatcaccaattcatcaccaataagcatgcatagtttagcattcatacaattatatcacacgcataccttcaacacaatcaacatattaatattatcagcatattaatattcacaatcattaatcatcaccacgatcaaacaacgttatatccatcatcattgcacacaatgtaacaaattgtcaaagcaacccaacaacataatcacaaaacatatatcatctacgacatgttatatactaacatcactcaatggatatcacaatctcatcaccaacacaaatacatgcatcaatagtcatatatataagcacatatacatatactatctttcaattcattaataattaaatcgagtttaaaaagtaaagttggctattgcccattttatcaattcatcagataaagcatctcattagcttcgcaacgcccaaaacggcacataaatcggatactcagatcaaaagttatgagttttcataGATAAAACAttttagaaaaagtgctgcaggaaccgggttgtccctacgtgggaaccggttcctggctgcatccaaaatcacgtctctgatttttactatggggaaccgggttgtccctacatgggaaccggttcccagctacccagaatccatatttctctgtttttacaagggggaaccggttcgtcccacatgggaaccggttcctacgtacctgcacagccagaatcaatattttgacagcttttaccctatcccataaccccaatttcaggtacatacgaacatagcacacaattaccatcagtttgcacatcataacatatttcagacaagttttatacaagtattaacacatataacatgaatatcaacaaaatcatgtaattcatacaattcatcaaaacctaacataaatcccaaacccgacacgtacgattgaactagataacaatcctaatcaatcatactacctacaatcacataaggaatactaacccgaagaatccccccttacctcagagtcgaatcttcgaagttcttctccccctttggctcttctcactttcacgtgttctcctttttccaaaatctgcttctactgcttctcttttcccaattcctttattttatgaaaaataaaataaaatattataatgggcttgcttagttaacaccccccttactgctaaccaccactctaggcccaatgccaatatttcatcattttccaaataattccaaataaaaatactaaaattccaattatttaatttaaatccaaattaaattaataaactgaaattatggggtgttacaaggaCCCTGTCGAAAGATTCGCGATAAAGCGAAGGATGAAGCAGAGATCCAAGCAACTCCGAATGAGGTCGAGAACGAAGAAACAGCGGATTACCAGGTTATGCAGTGAGTGGGCTTTACATGCAATCAACAATGTTGCATGCGGCTGGGAAAGGGGGAGTAAGATTAAGAACATATCAATGGTGTGGCAGAATGAGATGATTGGAATAAAATGGTCGGGGAAGCATCAGGAAATTAGGGCTGGTTTGGGTTTTGCTTTATTGGAAGACGTTCAATTTGTGGCTGATGTTATGGGAAGTGTGGGACTGCAGATAAATCCGAGAATGGTTGAGATATCCAATTCAGTGTATCTTGGTAGAATCGTCTTTGAAAGTGAAAGGTATGTCATTTTTATTCAACGACTGTATTGAAAGAAGATGATATTAGGGTAGATGAGTTTAATTCCATTCCACGCATTAACTCTGTGTTTGTCTTCTGTATGACAGTGACTGGATTATATGGGCAGATTTGGTGAAGAAGCTTAAAACAATGGTTAGGAACATCTCTGTAGCCACAAAATCTATTGTAATATCTATATTAAATGATTTGTTTGTTGATCCGTATGCTACTGGTAATTTTGTGAAATTGTGATTGTTGTGTAATGCAGGTTTAGGTGTTGATGGCTAGACTGGATGAAGTGGTTTTGCAGTTTGGAAGAGCAGCAGTTTGTTTTGAATAATGTTGTTGGGTTCTTTTGTTTTCAATCTATCAAGTTTAATGTAATGTTTGGAactttttttatgttatattgATATTCTGTATTTGAATTTTAACAGAA from Vicia villosa cultivar HV-30 ecotype Madison, WI linkage group LG4, Vvil1.0, whole genome shotgun sequence encodes the following:
- the LOC131599444 gene encoding uncharacterized protein LOC131599444, which gives rise to MKQRSKQLRMRSRTKKQRITRLCSEWALHAINNVACGWERGSKIKNISMVWQNEMIGIKWSGKHQEIRAGLGFALLEDVQFVADVMGSVGLQINPRMVEISNSVYLGRIVFESESDWIIWADLVKKLKTMV